One Peptostreptococcus equinus genomic window carries:
- a CDS encoding NfeD family protein produces MYDENDLKSDLIFWIIASILSLVFIYFFKGFAIGRFKPPFIYIWYAILLIVLYFSFLEAKDGDAIITGKTQSMGINNSFTGASCLFICLSPWSRVAIVHYFIITTLLFTVRYFGRKSRGKLKELVGKEGVMISNLHNSGSAKIDNKEYKVYSKEDLFYGSKIKVEEIKASYIYVKKI; encoded by the coding sequence ATGTATGATGAAAATGATTTAAAAAGTGATTTGATATTTTGGATAATTGCAAGTATTTTAAGTCTAGTATTTATATATTTTTTTAAAGGTTTTGCCATCGGCAGATTTAAGCCACCCTTTATTTATATCTGGTATGCTATACTTTTAATTGTTCTCTATTTTTCTTTTTTAGAAGCTAAAGATGGCGATGCAATTATTACAGGCAAAACACAATCAATGGGCATAAATAATTCATTTACAGGTGCTTCGTGTTTATTCATTTGTTTATCTCCCTGGTCACGTGTTGCAATAGTACATTATTTTATTATTACAACTTTATTATTTACTGTAAGATACTTTGGCAGAAAATCAAGAGGAAAGCTAAAAGAATTAGTTGGAAAAGAAGGTGTAATGATAAGCAATCTTCACAATAGCGGGTCTGCAAAAATTGATAATAAGGAATACAAGGTCTATAGTAAAGAAGATCTGTTCTATGGTTCTAAAATTAAAGTTGAAGAAATAAAAGCTTCTTATATATATGTTAAAAAAATTTAA
- a CDS encoding LuxR C-terminal-related transcriptional regulator — protein MRILLIDDHSIFAYGVKYSLEINDINKKIHFIDILSNKFEVEDILSLISIKGYDTLMLDINIKNICDFDGLELTQKLLDKFSNLKIIVLTGYDKPIFEKQARDIGAYAFIDKNKNSKDLYEILLKVNEGKFYFEDYIMQEDLLTQREIEIVKLYVGGLTREQIAKKIYVSPRTLANHLINIYEKLNVSNYQEMTLKAIDLGYMKNFSRKNYR, from the coding sequence TTGAGGATATTATTAATAGACGATCATAGTATTTTTGCATATGGTGTAAAATATAGCCTAGAAATTAATGATATAAATAAAAAAATACATTTTATAGATATACTATCGAATAAATTTGAAGTAGAAGATATTTTATCCTTAATAAGTATAAAAGGATATGATACTCTTATGTTAGACATAAATATTAAAAATATTTGTGATTTTGATGGACTAGAACTAACGCAAAAATTACTGGATAAATTTTCAAATCTTAAAATAATTGTACTTACAGGTTATGATAAACCAATTTTTGAAAAGCAAGCAAGAGACATAGGAGCCTATGCATTTATAGATAAGAATAAAAATAGCAAAGATTTATATGAGATACTCTTGAAAGTGAATGAAGGTAAGTTTTATTTTGAAGACTACATTATGCAAGAGGATTTACTCACACAAAGAGAAATAGAAATTGTAAAGCTTTATGTTGGAGGGCTTACTAGAGAGCAGATAGCTAAAAAAATTTATGTATCGCCTAGAACGCTTGCAAATCATTTAATAAATATATACGAAAAATTAAATGTTAGTAATTATCAAGAAATGACACTAAAGGCAATAGATTTAGGATATATGAAGAATTTTTCTAGAAAAAATTATAGATAA
- the tpx gene encoding thiol peroxidase, with the protein MEKRSVTTFAGNPVTLLGKEIKVGDKAPEFVAVNGDLSPFSLKDVEGKVKLISAVPSVDTGVCELQTIRFNEEASKLNDVAIITISEDLPFAQARFCGAKGIENAVVVSDYKDTEFGLNYGFLMEEFRLLNRGIVVLDKDNMVRYVEYVKENTDHPDYDKAIEAVKALI; encoded by the coding sequence ATGGAAAAAAGATCAGTAACAACATTTGCTGGGAATCCAGTAACACTTTTAGGTAAGGAAATCAAAGTAGGAGATAAAGCTCCAGAGTTTGTAGCGGTAAATGGAGATTTAAGCCCATTTTCTTTAAAGGATGTTGAAGGTAAGGTAAAATTAATAAGTGCAGTACCATCAGTTGATACAGGTGTTTGTGAGTTACAGACAATCAGATTTAATGAAGAAGCATCAAAATTAAATGATGTTGCTATCATTACAATAAGTGAAGACCTACCATTCGCACAGGCTAGATTCTGTGGAGCAAAGGGAATAGAAAATGCTGTAGTAGTTTCTGACTACAAGGATACAGAATTCGGTCTAAACTATGGATTCTTAATGGAAGAATTTAGACTACTAAACAGAGGTATAGTAGTACTAGATAAGGATAATATGGTAAGATATGTAGAATACGTAAAAGAAAATACAGATCATCCAGATTATGATAAAGCTATAGAAGCTGTTAAAGCTTTAATATAA
- a CDS encoding response regulator has translation MIRVLIIDDDKMICFALKTIIENEEDMEVVGLGHNFDDAINLYTEHQPDICLFDIQIGKKTGLDALKKLKECNNNVRALFLTTFLDKSYIDQALKLGSCGYLLKDEFESICPSIRAVSAGQNVFGNKVIDNISKNSQSYNNKNNSKLDLQEKLNQREIDILKSVADGLNNKEISSKLFLSEGTVRNYISSMLVKLDLRDRTQLAIFYLKNI, from the coding sequence ATGATTAGAGTATTAATTATAGACGATGATAAAATGATTTGCTTTGCCTTAAAAACTATAATAGAAAATGAAGAAGATATGGAAGTCGTTGGTCTAGGACATAACTTTGATGATGCAATAAATCTATACACTGAACATCAACCGGACATATGTCTGTTCGATATACAAATTGGCAAAAAAACTGGATTAGATGCACTTAAAAAATTAAAAGAATGCAATAATAATGTAAGAGCACTTTTTCTTACTACTTTTTTAGATAAATCTTATATCGATCAAGCCTTAAAATTAGGTAGCTGTGGTTACCTTTTGAAAGATGAATTTGAATCTATTTGTCCTTCTATTAGGGCTGTAAGTGCAGGACAGAACGTATTCGGCAACAAGGTAATAGATAATATAAGTAAAAATTCTCAATCGTACAATAACAAAAACAATAGTAAGCTAGATTTACAAGAAAAGCTAAACCAAAGAGAAATTGATATTTTAAAATCTGTCGCTGATGGATTAAACAATAAAGAAATCTCTAGTAAATTATTTTTAAGTGAAGGCACAGTAAGAAATTATATTTCATCCATGTTGGTAAAATTAGATCTGAGAGATCGTACACAACTAGCTATTTTTTATTTAAAGAATATATAA
- a CDS encoding sensor histidine kinase, whose amino-acid sequence MNILINNKIFKKAILIWFISITILIIYNKEAYLIIPLCLGTISAFILTCSNKKYIYILSLGIFSLSYILAFYLKNNNIYTSMHIEHIGVFTALIIYINSHRNFNKNNKKTNISIKKMINEDTSDISINKYIKQINLVYYMIFLFFSFIMTLDFILIILISLFSLFSYNIADLEIDLLFTKDKYYSYYSNSKDHEKILKNKYEDLIVKQDKKIENAILNERNRISRDIHDSLGHLTSRGILQIGALMVIEKDKQKHEQLSMLKSTLQEGMNEVRKSLHNFQNQTINLKNELDKVIIDFNFCPISFTYSLDTDLNLKSKYTIIYIIKEALTNIVKHSNADQAEISIVESFDKLYIKIFDNGSIENIDADGMGLFSIRKRVADLNGVLEISTNNGFRIFITLNKEEK is encoded by the coding sequence ATGAACATACTTATTAATAATAAAATCTTCAAGAAAGCAATACTGATTTGGTTTATATCTATAACCATTTTGATTATCTATAATAAAGAAGCTTATTTGATAATTCCACTTTGCTTGGGGACAATTTCAGCTTTTATTTTAACTTGCTCAAACAAAAAATATATTTATATCTTATCTTTAGGTATCTTTTCGTTGTCATACATACTTGCTTTTTATCTTAAAAATAATAATATATATACTTCTATGCACATTGAGCATATCGGTGTATTTACAGCACTTATTATTTATATAAACAGTCACAGAAATTTTAATAAAAATAATAAAAAAACAAACATATCAATAAAAAAAATGATTAATGAGGATACTTCAGACATAAGTATTAATAAATATATAAAGCAAATAAATCTAGTCTATTATATGATATTTTTATTTTTTTCATTTATTATGACCTTAGATTTTATATTAATTATACTAATAAGTCTATTTTCTCTATTCTCATATAACATAGCCGACTTAGAGATAGACTTGCTTTTTACCAAAGATAAATATTACTCTTACTACTCTAATTCAAAAGACCACGAAAAAATATTAAAAAATAAATATGAGGATTTAATAGTCAAGCAAGATAAAAAAATAGAAAATGCTATTTTAAATGAGAGAAATAGAATCTCTAGAGATATACATGACTCCTTAGGTCATCTAACATCTAGAGGTATACTTCAAATTGGTGCTCTTATGGTAATTGAAAAAGATAAACAAAAACATGAGCAACTATCTATGCTCAAATCAACTCTTCAAGAAGGTATGAACGAGGTTAGAAAAAGTCTTCATAATTTTCAAAACCAAACTATAAACCTAAAAAATGAGTTGGATAAAGTGATAATCGACTTTAACTTCTGTCCTATTTCATTTACTTATTCTTTAGATACAGACTTAAATCTAAAATCAAAATATACAATAATTTATATAATAAAAGAAGCTTTAACTAATATAGTCAAACATTCAAATGCAGACCAAGCAGAAATTAGTATAGTGGAGAGTTTTGATAAATTATATATAAAAATTTTTGATAATGGTAGTATTGAAAATATTGATGCAGATGGTATGGGACTATTCTCAATAAGAAAAAGAGTAGCCGATTTAAATGGAGTTCTTGAAATATCTACCAATAATGGTTTTAGAATATTTATAACGCTCAACAAGGAGGAAAAATGA